A genomic stretch from Coffea arabica cultivar ET-39 chromosome 10c, Coffea Arabica ET-39 HiFi, whole genome shotgun sequence includes:
- the LOC140016246 gene encoding receptor-like protein 40 gives MRIHLFPWLFFTALLQILSVRHVVLASWQCLEDQRSLLLEFKNSPTFNSTSSTKLVRWNNSNDCCLWDGVGCDSLGHVIRLELENQTISGQLESSSSLFNLQYLERLNLAVNRFSSTIPTGLSKLTKLTYLNFSDAGFVGQIPGDLASMSTLVTLDLSTRFPGFQPLEMENPNLQTLIQNLTELQKLYLDGVKISARGGEWGNALSSLLNLREISLSNCHLSGPISSSLSELHSLSVINLDNNNLSTAVPDFFANFANLTSLSLSSCNLLGEFPPKILQLPMLQNIDLSDNNFITGTLPPFPENGSFKTIAISYTNLLGSLPDSIGFLGALSRIDLSHCNFTGPIPSTMANLTGLVYVDFSVNKFNGSIPSFGMSKNLIYLDLSHNDLTGNIPSGHFEGFVHLSLINLGCNSLRGKIPPSLFTLPFLQKLQLPNNNFIGQVDEFPNASASFLDTLDLSGNQLNGSIPRSIFELKRLNVLSLSSNSFSGSLQLQIIKGLQNLTKLELSYNKLSIDASSGNSTTSAFPQLSVLKLASCNLQKFPELRNQSKMIYLDLSDNQIAGEIPRWIWEVGGGTLQHLNLSCNHLVDLPMNATMCSLSVLDLHTNQLQGEFPKPPEIAIYVDYSSNKFRNSIPQDIGNSLLFAVFFSISNNSLSGVIPQSICNASYLQVLDLSNNAFRGGIPDCLFYNMENLSVLHLGRNNLSGTIPAKFPINCVLKSLDLSKNHLTGRVPRSLVNCTSLEVLNIGGNEVEDTFPCMLKNLSSLRVLVLRSNRFYGNLSCSLANDSWQNLQIIDLAFNNFTGALSPKCFSNWKGMISHGENGQSDQDHLHFLVLSLSNLYYQDTLMVTSKGLELEFVKILKVFTSIDFSWNSFEGSIPETIGELNALYLLNLSHNAFTGTIPKSIGNLTQLESLDLSKNRLSGMIPPQLANLTFLSFLNLSFNQLLGSIPRGNQLETFTESSYEGNKGLCGLPLNISCKGNNDDAQVPSSVDANSVAETGVDWQFIFTGLGFGVGAAVIVATLFVCKEGRDWSDKHLERIVLLIFPGYRFSYTRYDQGTVEAVENSEDEFLDDTEDSEFEVEHEAFGRKYCVFCSKLDVHRTRAVHNPKCTCHTSAPVYFTSPTSSSSLLILYHQHF, from the coding sequence ATGAGGATTCATCTCTTTCCTTGGCTTTTCTTCACAGCCTTACTCCAAATTTTATCAGTTAGACATGTTGTCTTGGCCTCTTGGCAATGTCTTGAAGATCAGAGGTCCCTGTTGTTGGAATTCAAGAACAGTCCCACGTTCAACTCCACAAGTTCAACCAAACTGGTGCGCTGGAACAACAGCAACGACTGCTGCCTTTGGGATGGGGTAGGTTGTGATAGCTTGGGCCATGTGATCAGGCTGGAGCTTGAGAACCAAACAATTTCTGGTCAACTAGAGAGTTCGAGTAGTCTGTTCAATCTTCAGTATCTTGAGAGATTGAATTTGGCTGTCAACAGGTTCAGCTCTACTATTCCCACTGGCTTATCTAAACTTACAAAACTGACATACCTGAACTTTTCTGATGCTGGTTTTGTTGGGCAAATTCCGGGGGATTTGGCTAGTATGAGCACGTTGGTTACTCTTGATCTCTCAACCCGTTTTCCTGGATTTCAGCCACTGGAAATGGAGAATCCTAATCTACAAACGCTTATTCAGAACCTCACGGAGCTCCAAAAACTTTACCTGGATGGtgtcaaaatttcagctcgggGGGGTGAGTGGGGCAATGCTCTATCATCTTTACTAAATTTAAGAGAAATCAGCTTGTCCAACTGTCATCTTTCTGGTCCTATCAGCTCATCCCTTTCAGAGCTCCATTCACTCTCAGTCATCAACCTTGACAACAACAACCTCTCCACTGCAGTTCCAGACTTCTTTGCAAATTTCGCAAATTTGACATCACTGAGTCTCAGCTCTTGTAATCTGCTGGGAGAATTTCCTCCGAAGATACTGCAGTTGCCAATGTTGCAGAATATAGATTTGTCAGACAATAACTTCATTACAGGCACTTTGCCACCATTTCCCGAGAATGGATCTTTCAAGACAATAGCGATTAGCTATACAAATTTATTGGGTTCATTACCAGATTCCATTGGTTTCCTTGGAGCTTTGTCAAGGATAGATCTGTCACATTGCAATTTCACGGGACCTATTCCATCAACAATGGCAAATCTCACAGGACTGGTTTATGTGGATTTCTCAGTCAACAAGTTCAACGGTTCAATCCCGTCATTTGGGATGTCTAAGAACCTCATTTACCTGGACCTCTCTCATAATGATCTAACAGGCAACATTCCTTCCGGTCACTTTGAAGGCTTTGTACATCTTTCCTTGATTAACTTGGGGTGTAATTCCTTAAGGGGAAAAATTCCACCATCTCTGTTTACTCTTCCATTCTTGCAGAAACTCCAACTTCCCAATAATAATTTCATCGGCCAAGTGGATGAATTTCCCAATGCATCTGCCTCTTTCTTAGATACACTTGATTTGAGTGGCAACCAACTTAATGGTTCAATTCCAAGGTCCATTTTTGAACTGAAAAGGCTCAATGTACTCTCACTTTCTTCCAACAGCTTTAGTGGGAGTCTGCAACTTCAAATCATAAAGGGGCTCCAAAACCTCACAAAACTTGAGCTTTCTTACAATAAGTTATCAATTGATGCAAGCAGCGGCAATTCAACCACATCCGCCTTCCCTCAGCTTAGTGTATTGAAACTAGCTTCTTGCAACTTACAAAAGTTTCCAGAGCTAAGAAACCAGTCCAAGATGATCTATCTAGACCTTTCAGACAACCAAATTGCTGGAGAAATACCTAGATGGATATGGGAAGTTGGTGGCGGAACTCTTCAACATCTGAACCTTTCCTGCAATCACCTTGTGGATCTCCCCATGAATGCCACTATGTGCAGTCTGTCTGTGCTTGACTTACATACTAACCAACTTCAAGGTGAGTTTCCTAAACCACCAGAAATAGCTATATATGTGGACTACTCAAGCAATAAGTTCAGGAATTCCATCCCACAAGATATTGGGAACTCTCTTctttttgctgttttcttttctatttcaaATAATAGCCTTTCCGGAGTTATCCCTCAATCCATATGCAATGCAAGTTACCTCCAAGTTCTTGATTTGTCTAACAATGCTTTCAGAGGCGGCATACCAGACTGTCTATTCTACAACATGGAGAATCTCTCGGTTCTGCATCTAGGGAGAAACAACCTCAGTGGCACCATTCCAGCTAAATTTCCAATTAATTGTGTCCTCAAAAGTTTAGACCTTAGTAAAAATCATCTAACAGGACGGGTTCCAAGATCCCTGGTCAACTGTACATCGTTGGAAGTTCTCAATATTGGCGGCAATGAAGTTGAAGATACTTTCCCCTGCATGTTAAAGAACTTATCTAGTTTGCGGGTACTAGTTCTGCGATCCAACAGGTTCTACGGAAACCTTAGCTGTTCACTGGCCAATGACAGCTGGCAAAACCTTCAAATCATTGACCTAGCTTTCAACAACTTCACTGGTGCTCTGTCCCCAAAATGCTTCTCTAATTGGAAAGGAATGATCAGCCATGGAGAAAATGGGCAATCAGATCAAGACCATCTGCATTTTCTTGTCTTGAGTCTTAGTAACCTATACTATCAGGATACTTTGATGGTAACATCCAAAGGGCTCGAGCTGGAGTTTGTGAAAATTCTGAAGGTCTTCACATCCATTGATTTTTCGTGGAATAGCTTCGAAGGAAGCATCCCAGAAACAATAGGAGAACTCAATGCACTTTATCTTCTCAACTTATCACATAATGCTTTCACTGGTACAATCCCAAAATCAATTGGGAACTTGACACAGCTTGAATCACTAGACCTCTCAAAGAACCGGCTGAGTGGAATGATACCACCACAGCTTGCAAATTTGACATTCCTCTCATTCTTGAACCTATCCTTTAATCAACTCCTTGGAAGTATCCCCAGGGGCAACCAGCTTGAAACGTTTACAGAATCTTCTTATGAGGGAAACAAAGGGCTGTGCGGCCTCCCTTTGAACATCAGCTGCAAAGGCAACAACGATGATGCTCAGGTGCCTTCCTCAGTAGATGCAAATTCAGTGGCTGAGACTGGAGTTGATTGGCAGTTCATATTCACCGGTCTGGGGTTTGGGGTTGGAGCAGCAGTTATCGTTGCAACCCTATTTGTCTGCAAGGAAGGGAGGGACTGGTCCGATAAGCATTTAGAAAGAATTGTGCTGCTGATTTTTCCAGGATACAGGTTCTCTTACACCAGGTATGATCAAGGAACGGTCGAGGCAGTGGAGAATTCGGAGGACGAGTTCCTGGACGACACAGAAGATTCTGAATTCGAGGTAGAACACGAGGCGTTTGGACGCAAGTATTGTGTATTCTGCAGCAAGCTTGACGTTCACAGAACAAGAGCTGTGCACAATCCAAAATGCACCTGTCATACTTCAGCGCCTGTATATTTTACTTCTCCaacatcttcttcctctttgtTAATTCTGTATCATCAacatttttga
- the LOC113714893 gene encoding uncharacterized protein, with the protein MDRKRKLQAEELGTPPPKLKWPSQGFALEYIFPADAESDVIDKGELSGKSTAEESEQESGKDSNSVIADADSSISVSNEAEVGAGHGYFKEYSSDKPVNSSVDWGGDCSKHASNSSESSFITESSSGILESPSIGNKHDFPHHDIGLKSSLNYEEHLLEFGSHGDCSCPECRAGFEEYTDKELEEMLYSNGVNPNNYVLSSGSWTLNQDTQQSTKKLTIDKEFEQYFSMLML; encoded by the exons ATGGATAGGAAACGGAAATTGCAAGCAGAAGAATTAGGCacacctccaccaaagcttAAATGGCCAAGTCAAGGCTTTGCTCTAGAGTATATTTTTCCTGCTGATGCTGAGTCAGATGTAATAGATAAAGGGGAGTTAAGTGGAAAATCAACAGCTGAGGAATCAGAACAAGAGTCTGGCAAAGATAGCAACAGTGTTATTGCTGATGCTGACTCGAGCATTTCTGTGTCTAACGAAGCTGAAGTAGGAGCTGGTCATGGATATTTCAAAGAATATTCATCTGACAAGCCTGTCAATTCTTCTGTTGACTGGGGAGGCGATTGTTCCAAGCATGCCTCAAATTCTTCTGAGAGCAGTTTCATAACGGAATCAAGTTCCGGTATTCTGGAATCACCATCTATTGGCAACAAGCATGATTTTCCCCATCATGATATCGGCCTGAAGTCATCCCTGAATTATGAGGAGCACCTCCTGGAATTTGGAAGTCATGGCGATTGCAGTTGTCCAGAATGCAGAGCTGGCTTTGAAGAATACACAGACAAGGAACTTGAAGAAATGCTTTATTCTAATGGGGTGAATCCGAATAATTATGTTCTTTCTTCTGGAAGTTGGACTCTCAACCAAG ATACTCAGCAAAGCACCAAGAAGTTAACCATTGATAAAGAGTTCGAGCAGTACTTTTCCATGCTTATGCTGTGA